A stretch of the Ictidomys tridecemlineatus isolate mIctTri1 chromosome 5, mIctTri1.hap1, whole genome shotgun sequence genome encodes the following:
- the Nop10 gene encoding H/ACA ribonucleoprotein complex subunit 3, producing MFLQYYLNEQGDRVYTLKKFDPMGQQTCSAHPARFSPDDKYSRHRITIKKRFKVLMTQQPRPVL from the exons ATGTTTCTCCAGTATTATCTCAATGAGCAAGGAGATCGAGTCTACACATTGAAG AAATTTGACCCTATGGGACAACAGACCTGCTCAGCCCATCCTGCTCGGTTCTCCCCGGACGACAAATACTCGCGACACCGAATCACCATCAAGAAAAGGTTCAAGGTGCTCATGACTCAGCAACCGCGCCCTGTTCTCTGA
- the Lpcat4 gene encoding lysophospholipid acyltransferase LPCAT4 translates to MSQGSPGDWAPLDPTPGPPAPPNPFVHELHLSRLQRVKFCLLGALLAPIRVLLAFIVLFLLWPFAWLQVAGLTEEQLQEPITGWRKTVCHNGVLGLSRLLFFLLGFLRIRVRGQRASRLQAPVLVAAPHSTFFDPIVLLPCDLPKVVSRAENLSVPVIGALLRFNQAILVSRHDPASRRRVVEEVRRRATSGGKWPQVLFFPEGTCSNKKALLKFKPGAFIAGVPVQPVLIRYPNSLDTTSWAWRGPGVLKVLWLTASQPCSIVDVEFLPVYQPSLEESKDPTLYANNVQKVMAQALGIPATECEFVGSLPVIVVGRLKVALEPQLWELGKVLRKAGLSPGCVDTGAEPSRSRMIGQEEFARQLQLSDPQTVAGAFSYFQQDAKGLVDFRDVALALAALDGGRNLEELTRLAFELFAEEQAEGPGRLLYRDGFSTILHLLLGSPRPAASTLHAELCQEAPSQGLSLCQFQNFSLHDPLYGKLFSTYLRPPHTPRGTSQIPNAISPGSPTALANGTMQAPKQKDD, encoded by the exons TTCTGCCTCCTGGGGGCACTGCTGGCCCCCATCCGAGTGCTTCTGGCCTTTAttgtcctctttctcctctggCCCTTTGCTTGGCTTCAAGTAGCAGGTCTTACTGAGGAGCAGCTTCAAGAGCCAATCACAGGATGGAGGAA GACTGTGTGCCACAACGGGGTACTGGGCCTGAGCCGCCTGCTGTTTTTCCTACTGGGCTTCCTCCGGATTCGGGTTCGAGGCCAGAGGGCCTCTCGCCTCCAAGCCCCTGTCCTTGTGGCTGCCCCCCATTCCACTTTCTTTGACCCCATTGTTCTGCTGCCTTGTGACCTGCCTAAGGTTGTGTCCAGAGCTGAAAACCTTTCGGTGCCTGTCATTGGAG CCCTTCTTCGATTCAATCAAGCCATCCTAGTTTCCCGGCATGACCCAGCTTCTCGTCGTAGAGTGGTGGAGGAGGTCCGAAGGCGGGCCACCTCAGGAGGCAAGTGGCCCCAG GTGCTATTCTTTCCCGAAGGCACCTGTTCTAACAAGAAGGCTTTGCTTAAGTTCAAGCCAG GAGCTTTCATCGCAGGGGTGCCTGTGCAGCCTGTCCTCATCCGCTACCCCAACAGTCTG GACACTACCAGCTGGGCGTGGAGGGGGCCTGGAGT ACTCAAAGTTCTCTGGCTCACAGCCTCTCAGCCCTGCAGCATTGTGGATGTGGAG TTCCTCCCTGTGTATCAGCCCAGCCTTGAGGAGAGCAAGGACCCCACCCTCTACGCCAACAATGTCCAGAAGGTCATGGCGCA GGCCTTGGGCATTCCAGCCACTGAATGTGAGTTTGTAGGGAGCTTGCCTGTGATTGTGGTGGGCCGGCTGAAGGTGGCATTGGAGCCACAGCTCTGGGAACTGGGAAAGGTGCTTCGGAAAGCAGG GCTGTCCCCTGGCTGTGTGGACACTGGGGCAGAGCCAAGCCGGAGTCGAATGATTGGCCAGGAGGAGTTTGCCAGACAGCTACAGCTTTCAGACCCTCAGACTGTGGCTGGTGCCTTCAGCTACTTCCAGCAG GATGCCAAGGGTTTGGTGGACTTCCGAGATGTGGCACTTGCACTAGCAGCTCTGGATGGGGGCAGGAACCTGGAGGAGCTGACTCGCCTAGCCTTTGAG CTCTTTGCCGAAGAGCAGGCAGAGGGGCCTGGCCGCCTGCTGTACAGAGACGGTTTCAGCACCATCCTGCACCTGCTACTGGGTTCACCTCGCCCTGCTGCCTCAACTTTGCATGCTGAGCTGTGCCAGGAGGCACCCAGCCAGGGCCTCTCCCTCT gtcagttccagaacttcTCCCTCCATGACCCACTCTATGGGAAGCTCTTCAGCACCTACTTGCGCCCCCCACACACCCCTCGAGGCACCTCCCAAATACCAAATGCCATCTCCCCAGGCAGCCCCACTGCTCTGGCCAATGGGACCATGCAAGCACCCAAGCAGAAGGATGACTGA
- the Nutm1 gene encoding NUT family member 1 → MKPGAALSPFTALPFPPPTPGPPDQPLWEPSPQPSLTSAFSPGNPLVLSAFPSPLLVTGEASSGPSGAGTAAGKVIVKVKAEGGPAEPSQTQNFILTQTTLSWIPSGAPCGGSEGPPAQYITASNMKPILPSEAVGVSQEGPPGLPPQAPPPAAQLAPIVPPEKAWPGPQGALGEAGSASTQKPSLGDLAYTSKGVYENFRRWQRYKALARRHESQSPDVEALSCFLIPVLRSLARLKPTMTLEEGLPRAVQEWEHTSNFDRMIFYEMAEKFMEFEAEEELQIQNAQLMNGAQGLPPAAPLKSDPPGPPVPEVCQQPVYIPKKAASKARAPRRRQRKPQRPPVPEAPKEIPPEAVREYIDIMEGLEGSHLATGESDGKQEEQQEEEAMYPDPSLLGYIDELCSQEIFVSKVEAIIHPQFMADLLSPEQERDPLALMEELEQEEGLTLAQLVQKRLSALEQEDVETPPNCSAVQLVSSHSVSDKDEGGGGRPRTSPGPQGGTVCLGKAVSSGKQAREMHGGQQRALDGLRGMRREGNTLPSSSSWDLQVELGASQGTQTLLGMERKGSRKVINQLSPHQEGHLGGAGSPGHCLAADRTSEALPLCWQEGPQPKKAPSLDVELEKPAPPQGQGLEKQDLGLQTVQQMGELEVLPQGKEPSAALREGSSGTMCRDDRGPPMDQNCDQKPSPGAAGDRDRTSLSPGLWLSSEMDAVGLELPLQIEEVIESFKDGECITEHQELGSRNSISLGSGETTMPRDVGSSVVPCGETDATAALEKRNYCSLSVPLRANSPVLGPDREQDSDLWAEGCSPLLESRVGTSTLGSSKETLLPACQGNPIILGTQDASSFPEGSQEAGSRGNLFSPLLETTEHENILDVRDNCSLQLGVSKDTCPTNFTSDDPQGVGREDKGLSKQNDLVPLQSNQDTLTLRASKSTSPHQSLQSSSPRWGTRDALVLRETSPMSKTHTSDVIKGGEKEEGEDEEDEGLSNFAYLLASKLSLSPRGPPLSPCQASGSWSIQRSSYPSTEERGLSQAPYPVKSGKRAVVGGPAAAEKRPQSGTQLGVPGEKPLALGAVRPSQPRKRRRDSFVTGRRKKRRRSQ, encoded by the exons ATGAAACCTGGTGCTGCCCTATCTCCTTTTACTGCCCTTCCCTTTCCCCCACCTACTCCTGGCCCACCAGACCAGCCACTCTGGGAGCCATCTCCACAGCCGTCCCTGACTTCTGCATTCTCTCCAGGCAACCCTCTGGTGCTCTCTGCTTTCCCCAGCCCGCTGTTGGTGACTGGAGAAGCCAGCTCTGGCCCCAGTGGGGCTGGGACTGCGGCTGGGAAGGTCATTGTCAAAGTCAAGGCAGAAGGGGGACCAGCTGAGCCCTCTCAAACTCAGAACTTCATCCTTACTCAGACAACCCTCAGTTGGATTCCCTCAGGTGCTCCCTGTGGGGGCTCTGAGGGTCCTCCTGCCCAGTACATTACAGCTTCTAACATGAAGCCCATCCTGCCCTCTGAAGCTGTTGGGGTGAGCCAGGAGGGTCCCCCAGGCCTTCCTCCTCAGGCTCCACCACCAGCTGCCCAACTGGCCCCTATTGTGCCTCCAGAAAAGGCTTGGCCAGGGCCTCAAGGGGCACTTGGGGAAGCAGGTTCTGCATCCACCCAGAAGCCCTCACTAGGTGACCTAGCCTATACTTCCAAGGGCGTTTATGAGAATTTCCGTCGCTGGCAGCGCTACAAGGCCTTGGCCCGGAGGCACGAATCCCAAAGTCCTGATGTAGAAGCTCTTTCCTGCTTTCTTAT CCCAGTGCTTCGCTCTCTGGCCCGCCTGAAGCCTACCATGACACTGGAGGAGGGACTGCCGAGGGCTGTGCAGGAGTGGGAGCACACCAGCAACTTCGACCGGATGATCTTTTATGAGATGGCGGAAAA GTTCATGGAATTTGAGGCAGAAGAGGAGCTGCAGATACAGAATGCACAACTGATGAATGGTGCCCAGGGACTGCCTCCTGCAGCCCCTTTGAAATCTGATCCTCCAGGGCCACCAGTCCCTGAGGTTTGCCAGCAGCCAG TGTACATTCCAAAGAAGGCAGCCTCCAAGGCACGGGCTCCCCGCCGGCGGCAGCGCAAACCCCAAAGGCCTCCAGTTCCTGAGGCACCCAAGGAGATTCCACCAGAAGCTGTGAGAGAGTATATTGACATCATGGAAGGGCTGGAGGGGAGTCACTTGGCCACTGGGGAGTCGGATGGAAAACAGGAGGAGCAACAGGAGGAAGAAGCAATGTATCCAGATCCAAGTCTCCTGGGCTACATTGATGAGCTGTGTTCTCAGGAGATCTTTGTCTCCAAG GTGGAGGCCATTATTCACCCTCAATTTATGGCAGATCTGCTGTCTCCAGAACAGGAGAGAGATCCTTTAGCCTTAATGGAGGAGCTGGAACAAGAAGAAGGACTCACTCTTGCACAG CTGGTCCAGAAGCGACTCTCGGCCTTGGAACAGGAGGATGTGGAGACGCCTCCAAATTGCAGTGCAGTTCAGTTGGTCTCGAGCCATTCTGTTTCTGATAAGGAtgaaggtgggggtgggaggcCTCGGACCTCACCTGGGCCACAGGGGGGTACTGTTTGCCTTGGAAAAGCTGTTTCTTCAGGAAAGCAGGCAAGAGAAATGCATGGTGGTCAGCAGCGAGCTCTAGATGGTCTAAGGGGAATGCGCAGAGAGGGGAACACTCTGCCATCCTCGAGTAGCTGGGACCTGCAGGTAGAACTTGGGGCTTCACAGGGAACTCAGACACTCTTGGGTATGGAGAGAAAAGGGTCTAGGAAGGTCATAAACCAACTGTCACCACATCAGGAGGGCCATCTGGGGGGTGCTGGGTCCCCTGGGCACTGCTTGGCAGCTGACAGGACTTCAGAGGCTTTGCCCCTTTGCTGGCAGGAAGGCCCCCAGCCCAAGAAAGCCCCTAGTTTGGATGTTGAGCTTGAAAAGCCAGCTCCTCCACAAGGACAAGGGTTAGAAAAGCAGGATCTGGGGCTGCAGACAGTACAACAGATGGGGGAACTTGAAGTGCTTCCTCAAGGGAAAGAGCCTTCAGCAGCACTGCGGGAAGGCTCCTCAGGAACCATGTGCAGAGATGACAGAGGTCCTCCCATGGATCAGAATTGTGATCAAAAACCTTCCCCTGGagcagctggggacagggacaggacCTCTCTTAGCCCAGGACTTTGGCTGAGCAGTGAGATGGATGCCGTAGGCTTGGAGTTGCCCTTACAAATTGAAGAAGTCATAGAGAGCTTCAAAGATGGGGAATGTATAACTGAGCATCAGGAACTGGGCTCCAGGAACAGCATTTCTCTGGGTTCTGGAGAAACCACGATGCCTAGGGATGTGGGGAGCAGTGTGGTTCCCTGTGGAGAAACAGATGCCACAGCTGCCCTAGAAAAGAGAAACTACTGTAGCTTGTCAGTACCTCTGAGGGCCAATAGCCCAGTCTTGGGACCCGATAGAGAACAGGACAGTGATCTCTGGGCTGAAGGTTGTTCTCCACTGCTGGAAAGCAGAGTTGGTACCTCCACATTGGGGTCTTCCAAagaaactctgctgcctgcatGTCAAGGCAATCCCATTATTCTAGGGACCCAGGATGCTTCCTCCTTCCCAGAGGGCAGCCAAGAGGCAGGGAGCAGAGgcaatctcttttctcctctgttggaAACCACAGAACATGAAAACATACTAGATGTTAGAGATAACTGTAGCCTCCAACTAGGGGTCAGCAAGGATACCTGTCCTACAAATTTTACTTCTGATGATCCTCAAGGAGTGGGCAGGGAAGACAAGGGTTTGTCTAAGCAGAATGACCTTGTTCCTTTACAAAGCAATCAAGACACCTTGACACTCAGGGCCTCCAAATCAACATCTCCTCACCAGAGCCTTCAGAGCTCTTCCCCTAGATGGGGAACCAGGGATGCTTTAGTCCTGAGAGAAACCTCTCCTATGAGTAAAACACACACCTCAGATGTGAtaaaaggaggggaaaaggaggagggggaagatgAGGAAGATGAGGGGCTCTCTAACTTTGCCTACCTCTTGGCCTCAAAACTTAGCCTGTCTCCGAGAGGGCCTCCCCTCAGTCCTTGCCAAGCCTCAGGAAGTTGGTCCATCCAAAGATCATCCTACCCCTCCACTGAGGAAAGAGGCCTTAGCCAAGCTCCATATCCTGTCAAGTCTGGGAAGCGAGCTGTAGTTGGAGGTCCAGCTGCTGCTGAAAAGAGACCCCAATCAGGAACTCAACTTGGGGTCCCTGGGGAGAAACCCCTGGCTCTGGGAGCTGTGCGACCTTCACAGCCTCGTAAAAGGCGGCGTGACAGTTTTGTCACAGGCAGAAGAAAGAAACGACGTCGTAGCCAGTAG